In Temnothorax longispinosus isolate EJ_2023e chromosome 10, Tlon_JGU_v1, whole genome shotgun sequence, a single window of DNA contains:
- the LOC139820223 gene encoding uncharacterized protein: MADSEQNREDGDGSQKPKGQVTTAAIMENFEAQASDEIHEHGQNSGKEDSSKLTQKYIALQDMLNRTIQMQQEAKTEFGKLLKAKQVETTSEKAVKRIDQSKPRITSIVNMPAEKEQTTQANNSNMADQIKEAIRIEVVNKNNSTKRDYKLGPQVKLEHFYEFFKSELRTNDLLYVIDEKIAPPKGTNDQIKEKHLHSVRDILINQIDQTYHSKILSIQDPKQILNVLKEFKRCETNLTSVSIRRQLHSMEYKENKSAMKFWDRFEELIRSYENIPDSTTLSDEEKRDAFYNAILPVFPEVQTLDFMLKNQTGKGLTYNGLKSFIVEAEANRANATTSKKTVSVFSAARSKRWVNKRCYECDDYGHLQKDCPRKGRGLKKCYECNKFGRLLAKA; this comes from the exons ATGGCAGATAGCGAGCAAAACCGAGAGGACGGCGACGGTTCACAAAAACCAAAAGGTCAAGTGACTACTGCGGCTATTATGGAAAACTTCGAAGCTCAAGCCTCAGATGAGATTCACGAACACGGTCAGAACTCAG GAAAAGAGGATTCCAGTAAActaacacaaaaatatatagccCTACAGGACATGCTGAATCGAACAATCCAGATGCAACAAGAAGCTAAAACTGAGTTTGGAAAATTATTGAAAGCTAAACAGGTGGAAACGACTAGTGAGAAAGCAGTTAAAAGAATCGATCAATCAAAGCCGCGAATAACGTCAATTGTCAATATGCCAGCG GAAAAGGAACAAACCACGCAAGCTAACAATTCGAATATGGCTGATCAAATAAAAGAAGCTATTCGAATCGAGGTTGTCAATAAAAACAATAGCACGAAAAGAGATTACAAGCTAGGTCCCCAAGTAAAGCTTGAACacttttatgaatttttcaagTCAGAATTGCGTACCAACGATTTACTTTACGTTATAGACGAGAAAATAGCTCCCCCAAAAGGAACAAACgatcaaattaaagaaaaacatttacacAGTGTTAGAGATATtctaattaatcaaattgatCAGACATATCACTCTAAGATTCTAAGTATTCAAGATCCTAAACAAATTCTTAACGTGTTGAAAGAGTTTAAACGATGCGAGACAAATTTAACCAGTGTTAGCATAAGACGGCAATTGCATTCTATGGAATACAAAGAAAACAAGTCTGCGATGAAATTCTGGGATCGGTTCGAAGAGTTGATACGAAGTTATGAAAATATTCCGGATTCAACTACGCTCTCTGACGAGGAAAAACGAGACGCCttttataatgcaatattGCCTGTTTTCCCAGAAGTCCAAACACTCGactttatgttaaaaaatcaaacgGGTAAAGGACTAACCTACAACGGACTTAAATCATTTATAGTTGAAGCCGAAGCTAATCGAGCAAATGCAACTACTTCAAAGAAGACTGTATCTGTTTTCTCGGCAGCACGTTCGAAACGATGGGTGAACAAACGATGCTACGAATGCGATGACTATGGTCATCTTCAAAAGGACTGCCCGAGAAAAGGGCGAGGTCTTAAAAAATGCTATGAATGCAACAAATTTGGCAGATTGCTGGCAAAGGCTTAA